From the Nocardiopsis changdeensis genome, one window contains:
- a CDS encoding ABC transporter family substrate-binding protein gives MQIRRKMLGATAIGVSAVLAVSACSPPQEEGGAAGENSVTWIVNQPAGGWNHNAPEGGSVYLIQMVHGILPPTGLWTPEGEWEWNTDLIVNTPELIEGDQISWEYQINPDAVWSDGEPITADDFIWTWKMNSGDDELCADGCNSRGSTLSSLIESVEGSEDGKTVTVTMKEGTQHPGWFTFGSDGFYPAHIAEAEGFDLDTPEGMRESSDFFNANPITVSGGPYIFEGTPELDGRVVKVVNEEYYGETPEIDEIILEVNTEEGSWVPALTNGEVQGGSPATWSDDVITQLESAENVEFEIASGGSWEHLDLNLASEPLDDQALRQAIFTAVDVANIATRTYGEKFPDIEPRTNHVFSTSSEFHEDVITPTGQGAGDAEAALEILEDAGYELNGETLEQDGEAVRPLRLRYTAGHVAREVIAELIQADLAEIGVTAEIETTDDLGGTLAEGDFDLMLYGWSTTPEFYSSPHQYWFSESGSNYGKYENEEVDELVENAMDSATPEESAGFANEAAAIVAEEAYVLPLVDTPAYFFYDTQFLGNVTDNHSQSRRAMWNQHEWTAVE, from the coding sequence ATGCAGATTCGTAGGAAAATGCTGGGGGCCACGGCCATCGGCGTTTCGGCCGTGCTCGCGGTGAGCGCCTGTTCCCCACCTCAGGAGGAGGGCGGCGCCGCGGGTGAGAACTCGGTCACCTGGATCGTCAACCAGCCCGCGGGCGGCTGGAACCACAACGCCCCCGAGGGCGGCTCGGTCTACCTGATCCAGATGGTCCACGGGATCCTCCCGCCCACGGGTCTATGGACCCCCGAGGGCGAGTGGGAGTGGAACACCGACCTCATCGTCAACACCCCCGAGCTGATCGAGGGCGACCAGATCTCCTGGGAGTACCAGATCAACCCGGACGCGGTCTGGAGCGACGGCGAGCCGATCACCGCCGACGACTTCATCTGGACCTGGAAGATGAACAGCGGCGACGATGAGCTGTGCGCCGACGGCTGCAACTCCCGCGGCTCCACCCTCTCCTCCCTCATCGAGAGCGTCGAGGGCTCCGAGGACGGCAAGACCGTCACGGTGACCATGAAGGAGGGGACGCAGCACCCCGGTTGGTTCACCTTCGGCAGCGACGGTTTCTACCCGGCGCACATCGCCGAGGCCGAGGGCTTCGACCTCGACACCCCCGAGGGCATGCGGGAGTCGTCGGACTTCTTCAACGCCAACCCGATCACCGTCTCGGGCGGCCCGTACATCTTCGAGGGCACCCCCGAGCTCGACGGCCGCGTCGTCAAGGTGGTCAACGAGGAGTACTACGGCGAGACCCCCGAGATCGACGAGATCATCCTCGAGGTCAACACCGAGGAGGGCAGCTGGGTCCCGGCGCTGACCAACGGCGAGGTCCAGGGCGGCTCCCCGGCCACCTGGTCCGACGACGTCATCACCCAGCTCGAGAGCGCTGAGAACGTCGAGTTCGAGATCGCGTCCGGCGGCAGCTGGGAGCACCTCGACCTCAACCTCGCCAGCGAGCCCCTGGACGACCAGGCCCTGCGCCAGGCGATCTTCACCGCGGTCGACGTCGCGAACATCGCCACCCGTACCTACGGCGAGAAGTTCCCGGACATCGAGCCGCGCACCAACCACGTCTTCTCCACCTCCAGCGAGTTCCACGAGGACGTCATCACCCCGACCGGCCAGGGCGCCGGCGACGCCGAGGCCGCGCTGGAGATCCTGGAGGATGCCGGCTACGAGCTGAACGGCGAGACGCTGGAGCAGGACGGCGAGGCCGTGCGCCCGCTGCGTCTGCGCTACACCGCCGGCCACGTGGCCCGCGAGGTCATCGCCGAGCTGATCCAGGCCGACCTCGCCGAGATCGGCGTCACCGCCGAGATCGAGACCACCGACGACCTGGGCGGCACCCTCGCCGAGGGCGACTTCGACCTCATGCTCTACGGCTGGAGCACCACGCCGGAGTTCTACAGCTCCCCGCACCAGTACTGGTTCAGCGAGAGCGGCAGCAACTACGGCAAGTACGAGAACGAAGAGGTCGACGAGCTGGTCGAGAACGCGATGGACTCCGCCACCCCGGAGGAGTCCGCCGGGTTCGCCAACGAGGCCGCCGCCATCGTCGCCGAAGAGGCCTACGTGCTCCCGCTGGTGGACACCCCGGCCTACTTCTTCTACGACACCCAGTTCCTCGGGAACGTGACCGACAACCACAGCCAGTCGCGTCGGGCCATGTGGAACCAGCACGAGTGGACCGCGGTCGAGTAA
- a CDS encoding ABC transporter permease, with protein MLVYTARRLAVAIPVLLAASVLVFLMVDLSGDPLADLRMQQPPPSEQVIADAEARYYLDRSIPERYWLWMTGIGGNGDIGLLQGQFGPSVRGVAFDIGTELSASIAVTLRLVTAAVIAALGLAILSGVVSAMRQYSKLDYTLTFIGFLALAMPTFWLGALIKEGGLWFNQTTGSSFFFTIGANSARVSNMTNWEYFLDSAGHLVLPTITLMLTSFASWSRYQRTSMLEVLNSDYVRLARAKGVPNRVVVRRHALRTALIPLVTVATIGIVGIIEGVVITETIFQWRGLGYFFIEAVKAQDAFAVMSWLMLSGTLVVVANLVADILYGVLDPRIRYE; from the coding sequence ATGCTCGTATACACCGCGCGTCGCCTCGCCGTGGCGATCCCAGTGCTCCTGGCGGCGTCGGTCCTGGTCTTCCTCATGGTGGACCTGAGCGGCGACCCGCTCGCGGATCTGCGCATGCAGCAACCTCCCCCCTCGGAACAGGTCATCGCCGACGCGGAGGCCCGCTACTACCTGGACCGGTCGATCCCGGAGCGGTACTGGCTCTGGATGACGGGGATCGGCGGCAACGGGGACATCGGCCTGCTCCAGGGGCAGTTCGGCCCCTCCGTCCGTGGTGTGGCGTTCGACATCGGCACCGAGCTGTCGGCGAGCATCGCCGTCACCCTGCGCCTCGTGACCGCCGCCGTGATCGCGGCCCTGGGCCTGGCCATCCTCTCCGGCGTGGTCAGCGCCATGCGCCAGTACTCCAAGCTCGACTACACCCTCACCTTCATCGGCTTCCTCGCCCTGGCCATGCCGACCTTCTGGCTGGGCGCGCTGATCAAGGAGGGCGGCCTGTGGTTCAACCAGACCACCGGCAGCAGCTTCTTCTTCACCATCGGGGCCAACTCGGCCCGGGTGAGCAACATGACCAACTGGGAGTACTTCCTCGACTCCGCGGGCCACCTCGTACTCCCCACCATCACCCTGATGCTCACCAGCTTCGCGTCGTGGAGCCGCTACCAGCGCACGTCGATGCTGGAGGTGCTCAACAGCGACTACGTCCGGCTGGCCCGGGCCAAGGGTGTGCCCAACCGTGTGGTGGTGCGCCGCCACGCCCTGCGCACCGCGCTCATCCCCCTGGTCACCGTGGCCACCATCGGCATCGTCGGCATCATCGAAGGCGTCGTCATCACCGAGACGATCTTCCAGTGGCGCGGACTCGGCTACTTCTTCATCGAGGCGGTCAAGGCACAGGACGCGTTCGCGGTCATGTCCTGGCTCATGTTGAGCGGCACGCTCGTGGTGGTCGCCAACCTCGTCGCCGACATCCTGTACGGCGTTCTCGACCCGAGGATCCGCTATGAGTGA